A genomic window from Actinomycetaceae bacterium MB13-C1-2 includes:
- a CDS encoding aconitate hydratase, translating into MAKLDSFGARDSLLVGDKEYQIYRLDQVPGAGKLPYSLKILTENLLRNEDGENITADHVRSLASWDPDAEPDTEIQFTPARVVLQDFTGVPCVVDLAVMREAIQEMGGDPDSINPLVPAELVIDHSVQIDVFGERMAFERNVEREYERNGERYQFLRWGQEAFDNFRVVPPGTGIVHQVNLEYLARGVFTRTAAGVTEAYPDTCVGTDSHTTMVNGLGVLGWGVGGIEAEAAMLGQPISMLIPRVVGFKLTGEIPAGATATDVVLRITQMLREHGVVGKFVEFYGEGVGSVPLANRATIGNMSPEFGSTAAMFPIDQVTLDYLNLTGRSDEQIALVEAYAKEQGLWHDPSREATYSEYMELDLSTVVPSIAGPKRPQDRVDLTEAKDAFRFVLPDYVSDDDLVKATDLDKALEGTFPASDPVAPDTEDSDGSAPVDDPGEASERPHRSVPVTLADGTRTELDHGKVVIASITSCTNTSNPSVMMAAALLARNANRKGLKSKPWVKTSMAPGSQVVTNYYQKAGLWPDLEALGFYLVGYGCTTCIGNSGPLPEEVSAVVNNHDLSVVSVLSGNRNFEGRINPDVKMNYLASPPLVIAYALAGTMDFDFENESLGQDQQGNDVYLRDIWPDPEEVQSVIDATIDREMFESDYADVFAGDEKWRGLDVPQGATFAWDQDSTYVRKAPYFDGMPAEPKRIEDIVGARVLLKLGDSVTTDHISPAGSFKAESPAGQYLLDRGVGVRDFNSYGSRRGNHEVMIRGTFANIRIRNEMLPGVEGGFTRDFTQEGGPQAPVFDAAQNYVAEGTPLVVLAGKEYGSGSSRDWAAKGAALLGVRAVITESFERIHRSNLIGMGVLPLEFPEGENRDSLGLDGTEVFTITGLEEFNDGRTPKTVHVEAKREDGTAIEFEAKVRVDTPAERDYFRNGGILQYVLRGLKAKEDAKAN; encoded by the coding sequence GTGGCGAAATTGGACAGCTTTGGTGCCCGCGACAGCCTGTTGGTTGGCGACAAGGAATACCAGATTTACCGATTGGACCAGGTTCCTGGTGCGGGTAAACTGCCCTATTCATTAAAGATCCTTACGGAGAATCTGCTACGCAACGAGGACGGCGAGAACATAACCGCCGACCATGTTCGTTCTCTCGCCTCTTGGGATCCTGATGCTGAGCCGGACACGGAGATTCAGTTCACTCCGGCCCGAGTAGTGCTTCAGGACTTCACGGGAGTCCCGTGTGTTGTCGACCTGGCGGTCATGCGTGAGGCCATCCAGGAAATGGGGGGAGACCCGGACTCAATCAATCCGTTGGTTCCCGCAGAACTAGTCATTGATCACTCGGTACAGATTGATGTATTTGGTGAGCGAATGGCCTTTGAGAGGAATGTCGAACGCGAGTACGAGCGAAACGGTGAGCGTTATCAGTTCCTTCGGTGGGGACAGGAAGCCTTCGATAACTTCCGTGTCGTTCCGCCGGGCACCGGCATCGTTCACCAGGTGAATCTGGAGTATCTGGCTCGGGGAGTCTTCACAAGGACCGCGGCGGGCGTCACTGAGGCGTATCCGGACACGTGTGTTGGAACCGACTCTCACACGACAATGGTCAACGGTCTTGGGGTTTTGGGCTGGGGCGTTGGCGGAATTGAAGCCGAAGCAGCGATGCTCGGTCAACCGATTTCGATGCTTATCCCCAGGGTTGTCGGTTTCAAGTTGACTGGAGAGATTCCCGCCGGTGCCACTGCAACCGATGTGGTTCTGCGTATTACGCAGATGCTGCGTGAGCACGGTGTGGTCGGAAAGTTCGTCGAATTCTACGGCGAGGGTGTCGGCTCTGTGCCACTGGCCAACCGGGCAACGATTGGCAACATGTCGCCGGAGTTCGGCTCGACCGCAGCGATGTTCCCGATTGACCAGGTAACCCTTGACTATCTGAATCTCACGGGTCGTAGTGACGAACAGATCGCCCTGGTGGAGGCATATGCAAAAGAACAGGGTCTGTGGCACGATCCGTCACGTGAAGCCACGTATTCGGAGTACATGGAACTGGACCTATCAACGGTCGTTCCTTCGATTGCCGGACCGAAGCGCCCTCAGGACAGGGTTGACCTAACGGAGGCGAAGGACGCGTTCAGGTTCGTTCTCCCGGACTATGTTTCAGACGATGATCTAGTCAAGGCAACCGACTTGGACAAGGCTCTTGAAGGGACGTTCCCCGCATCGGACCCTGTCGCACCTGACACAGAGGACAGCGACGGTTCAGCACCCGTAGATGACCCGGGCGAGGCATCCGAGCGGCCGCACCGCAGTGTTCCGGTAACTCTTGCCGATGGAACGCGCACTGAGCTGGATCACGGCAAGGTGGTCATTGCCTCGATTACCTCGTGCACAAACACCTCGAATCCGTCGGTCATGATGGCGGCGGCGCTATTGGCACGGAACGCCAATCGTAAGGGTCTGAAGTCGAAGCCATGGGTAAAGACTTCGATGGCTCCGGGATCTCAGGTAGTTACCAACTACTATCAGAAGGCCGGGCTCTGGCCCGACCTCGAAGCTCTAGGTTTCTATCTGGTCGGCTATGGGTGTACCACCTGCATTGGAAACTCTGGGCCGCTACCTGAAGAGGTTTCGGCCGTCGTGAACAATCACGATCTTTCGGTTGTTTCTGTGCTCTCTGGCAACAGAAACTTCGAGGGACGCATTAATCCGGACGTAAAGATGAACTATCTGGCCTCGCCGCCACTAGTCATCGCATACGCCCTTGCTGGAACCATGGACTTTGATTTTGAAAACGAGTCCTTGGGTCAAGATCAGCAGGGTAACGACGTCTACCTGCGCGATATCTGGCCAGACCCCGAAGAGGTCCAATCGGTAATCGATGCGACCATCGATCGGGAGATGTTCGAGTCCGACTACGCTGATGTCTTTGCCGGTGACGAGAAGTGGCGGGGGTTAGACGTTCCCCAAGGTGCGACTTTCGCCTGGGATCAGGACTCGACTTACGTTCGGAAGGCACCGTATTTCGACGGAATGCCTGCCGAGCCGAAGAGGATTGAAGACATTGTTGGTGCGCGTGTTCTGCTAAAGCTCGGTGACTCTGTCACCACGGACCACATCTCGCCTGCGGGATCTTTCAAGGCCGAGTCGCCAGCGGGTCAGTATCTGCTCGATAGGGGAGTCGGAGTTCGCGACTTCAACTCCTACGGTTCCAGGCGCGGAAACCACGAGGTAATGATTCGCGGAACCTTCGCTAACATTCGAATTCGAAATGAAATGCTTCCGGGTGTCGAAGGCGGATTCACCAGGGACTTCACCCAAGAAGGTGGGCCGCAGGCTCCAGTCTTTGACGCGGCGCAAAACTATGTTGCTGAGGGGACCCCGCTAGTCGTTTTGGCTGGCAAGGAGTACGGATCCGGCTCGTCGCGTGACTGGGCGGCGAAGGGTGCTGCACTACTGGGCGTTAGGGCCGTGATTACTGAGTCGTTCGAACGCATCCACCGCTCCAATTTGATCGGAATGGGCGTTCTACCTCTCGAATTCCCCGAGGGCGAGAACCGAGACTCCCTGGGCCTTGATGGCACCGAAGTCTTCACGATCACGGGTCTGGAAGAGTTCAACGATGGGCGCACCCCGAAGACGGTTCATGTCGAGGCGAAGCGCGAGGATGGAACGGCGATCGAGTTCGAGGCCAAGGTAAGGGTCGATACTCCTGCGGAGAGGGATTACTTCCGTAACGGGGGAATTCTTCAATATGTACTACGGGGTCTTAAGGCAAAGGAAGACGCAAAGGCCAACTAG
- a CDS encoding prolyl oligopeptidase family serine peptidase translates to MEPQIAPYGTWKSPITPETITERTVTLSQLRVDGPDIYWVEDNPRRPGRSVLLRRDAMQQTREVLPMLEGSRLVNVSTHVHERGGRAYAAKDGNLVISDGTDNRVYFFRIPDRNRELVPLTQLGQQRFGDFEIDLSRGLVYSILEDHSQVEEGGEPTNVLATIPLDGSATRDASKVKTIFAKTDFVSSPTLSPDGTKLAWLTWNRPEMPWTKSELHVGDLDEQGNLISDVVIVDRPDVCAYEPRWTLDGDLVHVDDSTGWANFYRTEGFSRRGSEPLDAWQNRLRTRSLHPGSRAFSRPHWELGLHSYDNLDNEHLVCAWSEDSAWHIGTMRIDNGLLEEWNLGWEPVGNVAVSGERVIFLGFREDEAPTILEVRDAKASVVRPSSEALVDDDHLSMAQRISWETRDGWRVYGLYYPPTSADYQAPKGELPPLLVTVNRVPTMSNRAGLEPRIQYWTSRGFAVLCPNPRGSTGRGRTYREALNGHWGDRDVKDIIDGVEHLADQGMIDPERVAIRGESFAGITILSALEKSDVFSAGTLISGVSDISPEALTSNKFVAFYPGRLMGVTGPDDPRLKELSPCAHLDKVSAPVLLIHGTDDQMIPVAQAQKTYDCLVELGKPAAIELFAGEPHIFTHDRVVHEMLRDELGFYGKIWDIPVDDGARVDIKNWK, encoded by the coding sequence ATGGAACCGCAGATTGCTCCCTACGGAACTTGGAAGTCTCCGATTACGCCCGAGACCATTACCGAGAGGACAGTCACTCTCAGCCAACTTCGCGTCGACGGGCCCGACATCTATTGGGTCGAGGACAACCCCCGCCGCCCGGGTCGCTCTGTCCTACTTCGTCGCGACGCCATGCAGCAAACGCGTGAGGTTCTACCGATGCTTGAAGGGTCCAGACTTGTCAACGTCTCGACCCACGTCCATGAACGGGGTGGCCGGGCGTATGCCGCCAAAGACGGCAACCTAGTTATCTCCGATGGAACCGACAACCGGGTTTATTTTTTCCGGATTCCAGATCGAAATCGCGAGTTGGTGCCGCTCACTCAGCTTGGGCAACAACGGTTCGGCGATTTCGAGATAGACCTGTCGCGCGGCCTGGTCTACTCAATTCTCGAGGACCACTCGCAGGTCGAGGAGGGCGGCGAACCCACCAATGTTCTTGCCACCATTCCCCTGGATGGCTCCGCAACGCGCGATGCGTCGAAGGTCAAGACCATATTCGCAAAAACCGACTTTGTTTCGTCCCCCACTCTTTCTCCCGATGGAACAAAGCTGGCATGGTTGACATGGAACCGTCCCGAAATGCCGTGGACCAAATCAGAGCTACACGTCGGCGATCTCGATGAGCAGGGAAACCTAATCTCTGACGTCGTTATTGTCGACCGACCCGACGTTTGCGCATACGAGCCGAGATGGACGCTTGATGGCGATCTAGTTCACGTCGATGATTCGACGGGGTGGGCCAACTTCTATCGAACCGAGGGGTTTTCTAGGAGGGGTTCGGAGCCTCTTGATGCCTGGCAAAACCGTCTGCGTACCAGATCCCTCCACCCCGGGTCCCGCGCATTTTCCCGGCCTCACTGGGAACTCGGGCTTCACTCTTACGACAACCTTGATAATGAGCATCTGGTGTGTGCGTGGTCCGAGGATTCAGCCTGGCATATAGGTACGATGCGTATCGACAACGGTCTGCTTGAGGAGTGGAACCTCGGATGGGAGCCTGTGGGCAACGTTGCCGTCTCGGGTGAACGCGTTATATTCCTTGGCTTCAGGGAGGACGAAGCCCCAACCATCCTTGAGGTGAGGGACGCCAAGGCATCGGTGGTCCGCCCGTCGTCTGAAGCTCTCGTAGACGATGACCACCTCTCGATGGCCCAACGTATTAGCTGGGAGACTCGGGACGGCTGGCGCGTTTATGGTCTCTATTACCCTCCGACATCCGCCGACTACCAGGCGCCCAAGGGAGAACTTCCGCCGCTGTTGGTCACGGTGAACCGAGTCCCCACAATGTCGAACAGAGCGGGCCTCGAACCGAGAATCCAATACTGGACCAGCCGCGGTTTCGCCGTTCTCTGTCCGAATCCTCGCGGCTCAACGGGACGGGGACGCACGTATCGTGAGGCGCTCAACGGACACTGGGGCGACCGTGACGTGAAAGACATCATTGACGGGGTTGAGCACCTTGCGGACCAGGGCATGATCGATCCAGAAAGAGTCGCAATCAGGGGTGAGTCCTTCGCCGGCATCACGATTCTTTCGGCTCTCGAAAAGTCTGATGTGTTCTCTGCTGGAACGCTGATTTCGGGCGTTTCAGATATTTCGCCAGAAGCCCTAACGTCGAACAAGTTCGTGGCGTTCTATCCGGGGCGTCTCATGGGAGTAACGGGACCGGACGATCCGCGGCTCAAGGAACTCTCCCCCTGTGCGCATCTCGACAAGGTCTCTGCCCCAGTCCTGCTGATTCATGGTACCGACGACCAGATGATCCCCGTTGCTCAGGCACAGAAGACCTATGACTGCCTGGTAGAACTGGGGAAACCCGCCGCAATCGAACTGTTTGCGGGAGAGCCACACATCTTTACCCATGACCGAGTGGTTCACGAGATGCTGCGCGACGAGCTTGGTTTCTACGGAAAGATCTGGGACATTCCGGTTGATGACGGTGCCCGGGTTGACATCAAGAACTGGAAGTAA
- a CDS encoding TrkA family potassium uptake protein — MKIVVVGAGSVGRSIAAALLESGHEVTLVDDRAEAIRVAWVPEADWVLADACSPSDLEELGARECDALVAVTGDDKVNLVVSLLAKTVFAVPRVIARANHTANEWMFNSNWGVDVLASTPKALTALVEEAVSVGQAVQLLSLDQSATSVFTIEVPADSALIGLSPVAVEWPENIIVSAIVRDKQPAALGKIDGIQPGDELIVITGRGASPELMHLEDLVSSLG; from the coding sequence ATGAAGATCGTTGTGGTCGGAGCCGGATCTGTCGGCCGGTCAATCGCTGCCGCGCTGCTTGAATCGGGGCACGAGGTCACCCTGGTAGATGACCGCGCGGAAGCAATTCGTGTTGCATGGGTCCCCGAAGCGGACTGGGTGCTAGCGGATGCCTGTTCTCCCTCCGATCTGGAAGAACTGGGAGCTCGAGAGTGCGACGCGCTTGTGGCAGTGACCGGAGATGACAAGGTAAATCTGGTTGTGTCTCTCCTGGCGAAGACCGTCTTCGCCGTGCCTCGCGTGATTGCGCGCGCCAATCACACTGCCAACGAGTGGATGTTCAACTCAAACTGGGGCGTTGATGTACTCGCGTCGACTCCGAAGGCCCTCACCGCCCTGGTCGAGGAGGCTGTGTCTGTGGGTCAGGCGGTCCAGCTTCTCTCGCTCGACCAGTCGGCAACTTCGGTATTCACAATCGAAGTCCCGGCCGACAGTGCATTGATTGGTCTAAGTCCCGTAGCCGTCGAGTGGCCTGAAAACATCATCGTCTCGGCGATAGTACGCGACAAGCAACCTGCGGCACTTGGGAAGATCGACGGGATCCAACCGGGAGACGAGCTAATCGTCATCACCGGTCGCGGTGCCAGCCCCGAGCTAATGCACCTAGAAGACCTGGTCTCAAGCCTCGGGTAG
- a CDS encoding DUF3159 domain-containing protein: MTDAEVPEDGTEKTPTVPVSSGRGWIGQLENEEFSLKDSIGGVRGAVESLLPGLVFVVAYVITRDLTTTLIMAGGISVIFLLVRLLQRTPITQAFAGLLGVAIGVVWAAMSGRAENYFAWGIITNAAFFVVFLLSIILRRPLIAILIQLLYGLPDDWKRTEAGRMLARRSMQASWVWVAVFGIRLAAQVPLYFGEHIVALGTVKLILGLPLFALGGWLTWVLLRGVIPHEESTDEENPVDLPEA, translated from the coding sequence GTGACGGACGCCGAGGTACCCGAGGATGGGACCGAGAAAACACCGACGGTTCCCGTCTCTAGCGGACGGGGTTGGATCGGTCAGCTAGAGAACGAAGAGTTTTCTCTGAAGGATTCAATCGGGGGTGTTCGCGGCGCGGTAGAGTCCCTGCTCCCGGGACTTGTCTTCGTTGTTGCCTACGTGATAACGCGCGATCTGACAACCACGCTGATCATGGCGGGAGGTATCTCCGTCATATTCCTGCTTGTTCGGTTGCTGCAGCGTACGCCGATCACCCAGGCATTCGCCGGCCTACTAGGTGTTGCGATAGGCGTTGTCTGGGCTGCCATGTCCGGTCGTGCAGAGAACTACTTTGCATGGGGAATCATCACCAACGCTGCGTTCTTTGTTGTCTTCCTGCTCTCGATCATTCTGCGCCGCCCTCTGATAGCGATATTGATCCAGCTTTTGTACGGGCTCCCAGATGACTGGAAGAGGACTGAAGCAGGGCGAATGCTCGCTCGACGCTCCATGCAGGCTAGCTGGGTGTGGGTGGCGGTCTTCGGTATTCGCCTTGCCGCCCAGGTTCCGCTGTACTTTGGCGAACACATAGTCGCACTTGGTACGGTGAAACTTATCCTAGGACTTCCACTGTTCGCGCTTGGAGGGTGGCTCACCTGGGTGCTCCTTCGAGGGGTCATTCCCCACGAGGAGTCCACGGACGAAGAAAATCCAGTCGATCTACCCGAGGCTTGA
- a CDS encoding TRAM domain-containing protein produces MADQPKPSRKKTRGGAKVRARKARAAGRTVAKQGRKAEGLPSEPLTLQVERVAHGGAAVGRAPDGRTVFVRGAIPGETVRARVTADHKKFMWADTDEVLEASEHRIPHVWPDPPEIGSAAADLGHVDPYRQLAWKSEVLADQMRRIGGEDVAARIDALYPGGVQVQPVSDSPSIATRTRIQLIADSEGRLGMKPYRSDQVVALEEVPVATAQIQDVARFDPTVLGSRWKGRWGAGDRVQVEAPNRSRPVVVTASGVYDAETAVPFEGPSQWAVCVDGTEREFRVRPGGFWQTHLRGPEVLARSVMKAAQVQPGETVMELYSGAGLFSRFLADAVGPSGLLLTLEGDATAVEDAGANLIDAVEDDFAVIFEGKVDEESVAELFTEAKGHVDTVVLDPPRKGAGFDVVRAIAKTDAGRVVLVSCDPVAAARDIRDLVSCGFRLESIEAWDLFPGTHHFETVAELVR; encoded by the coding sequence ATGGCCGACCAACCGAAACCCTCGCGCAAGAAGACCCGAGGAGGCGCGAAGGTTCGCGCAAGGAAGGCCAGGGCTGCGGGGCGCACCGTGGCGAAACAGGGACGGAAGGCGGAAGGGCTGCCAAGTGAGCCTCTTACGCTACAAGTTGAGAGGGTGGCGCATGGTGGCGCGGCCGTGGGGCGAGCCCCAGATGGTCGGACGGTATTCGTTAGGGGTGCTATTCCGGGCGAGACGGTACGTGCCCGAGTAACTGCCGACCACAAGAAGTTCATGTGGGCAGATACGGATGAGGTTCTTGAGGCTTCCGAGCACCGGATCCCCCATGTTTGGCCAGATCCGCCAGAGATCGGCAGTGCGGCTGCGGACCTGGGGCATGTTGACCCCTACCGGCAGCTGGCCTGGAAATCCGAGGTGCTAGCGGACCAAATGAGGCGGATTGGTGGAGAGGACGTTGCGGCGCGAATCGATGCGTTGTATCCGGGTGGTGTGCAGGTGCAGCCGGTAAGTGACAGTCCATCTATTGCAACCAGGACTCGTATCCAACTGATCGCAGATTCCGAGGGCAGACTGGGAATGAAGCCATATAGGAGCGACCAAGTTGTTGCCCTTGAGGAAGTTCCGGTTGCTACTGCACAGATTCAAGACGTTGCTCGATTCGATCCGACTGTATTGGGTAGCAGATGGAAGGGGCGGTGGGGTGCTGGTGATCGGGTTCAGGTCGAGGCCCCCAATCGTTCGCGGCCGGTGGTCGTTACTGCCAGCGGCGTCTACGACGCTGAGACAGCGGTGCCATTCGAGGGACCATCGCAATGGGCGGTCTGCGTCGATGGCACAGAACGTGAGTTCAGGGTTCGACCGGGCGGGTTCTGGCAGACGCACCTGCGAGGACCCGAAGTGCTTGCCCGGTCCGTTATGAAGGCCGCTCAGGTGCAACCCGGCGAGACCGTCATGGAACTCTACTCGGGAGCAGGGCTATTCTCTCGTTTCCTAGCTGATGCGGTTGGACCCTCAGGGCTTTTGCTCACCCTAGAGGGTGACGCGACAGCGGTCGAGGATGCGGGTGCCAACCTGATCGACGCGGTTGAGGATGACTTTGCGGTCATCTTTGAGGGAAAGGTGGACGAGGAGTCCGTAGCGGAACTGTTTACGGAAGCCAAAGGGCACGTGGACACGGTCGTACTCGATCCTCCGCGTAAGGGTGCGGGTTTCGATGTCGTAAGAGCCATCGCTAAGACAGATGCGGGTCGTGTAGTGCTCGTCTCGTGCGACCCTGTAGCCGCGGCCAGAGATATTAGGGACCTAGTGTCTTGCGGATTCCGCCTCGAATCGATCGAGGCGTGGGACCTGTTTCCAGGGACTCACCACTTTGAGACAGTGGCGGAATTGGTGCGATAG
- the dxs gene encoding 1-deoxy-D-xylulose-5-phosphate synthase — MTRSQDSKHPVLDRINSPEDLRDLTPAELVLLAEEIRAYLISSISRTGGHLGPNLGVVELTLALHRVFHSPLDTLVWDTGHQSYVHKLLTGRKDFGDLRQAGGLSGYPSRAESIHDVVENSHASTALSWADGIAMQKLRRGDKSSTVAVIGDGALTGGMAWEALNNISDGPQVPLVVVVNDNGRSYAPTVGGLAHHLDGLRTSVKYEETLSWAKRTLNSMGPVGERTYDALHGLKTGIKDVIVQQTMFSDLDVKYIGPVDGHDQIALELALEQAKSFRAPVLVHVITQKGRGYTPAEEDIADRFHAVGRIHPETGLPVTPQRFGWTKVFAEHIVKAAASNDDIVGVTAAMMAPVGLQPLADQFPDRVYDVGIAEQHAFTFAAGMAYEGAHPVVCVYATFMNRAFDQLLMDVALHHAPVTIVLDRAGLTGEDGPSHNGMWDLALAAMVPGLRVCAPRDEATLRRGIDEATSWDQGPTLLRYPKGAPPEDLEVVRQQDGIDVLFESVSESPSVSVLIVAVGATAVEAVRSGEELAGQGFAVTVVDPVWVLPVNSALIDMAASFDVVVSVEDGLESGGVGSEIERLIGEERDQVVHVLGVPRAFLPQSTRTDLLHEFGLDSEGIVDASKRAAATVTTDRTTEGH; from the coding sequence ATGACCCGTAGCCAGGACTCGAAGCACCCCGTCCTGGACCGTATCAATTCTCCTGAAGACCTAAGAGATCTGACTCCCGCTGAGTTGGTACTTCTGGCTGAGGAGATCCGCGCGTATCTGATCTCTTCAATCTCAAGAACCGGCGGACACCTTGGTCCTAACCTGGGTGTGGTGGAGTTGACACTTGCTCTCCACCGAGTGTTTCATTCCCCCCTAGACACGTTGGTATGGGACACCGGGCACCAGTCGTATGTCCACAAGTTGCTCACCGGACGCAAGGACTTCGGCGATCTTCGACAGGCTGGGGGACTCTCGGGCTACCCTTCAAGGGCGGAGTCGATACACGACGTGGTGGAAAACTCACACGCTTCGACCGCGCTGTCCTGGGCCGACGGGATTGCGATGCAGAAGTTGCGTCGTGGAGACAAGTCCTCGACCGTCGCTGTAATCGGTGACGGTGCGTTGACCGGAGGAATGGCCTGGGAGGCGCTGAACAATATTTCGGACGGCCCACAGGTACCCCTGGTTGTCGTGGTAAATGACAACGGACGTTCGTATGCCCCCACGGTAGGCGGATTGGCGCACCACCTGGATGGTCTTCGTACTTCCGTGAAATATGAAGAGACGCTTTCGTGGGCCAAGCGGACTTTGAACAGCATGGGGCCGGTAGGGGAGAGAACATACGATGCGCTTCACGGCCTAAAGACCGGGATCAAGGACGTAATCGTTCAGCAGACGATGTTCTCAGATCTTGATGTTAAGTACATTGGGCCCGTTGACGGGCACGACCAGATTGCCCTGGAGCTGGCCCTTGAACAGGCCAAAAGCTTCCGCGCTCCGGTCTTGGTGCACGTGATTACGCAGAAGGGACGCGGATACACGCCTGCAGAGGAAGATATCGCCGACCGTTTTCACGCGGTCGGGAGGATTCATCCTGAAACCGGTCTGCCAGTCACTCCGCAACGCTTTGGATGGACCAAGGTTTTTGCGGAGCATATCGTCAAGGCGGCGGCGTCCAACGACGATATTGTCGGGGTCACCGCTGCAATGATGGCCCCGGTGGGATTACAACCGCTGGCTGATCAGTTCCCCGATCGTGTCTACGACGTGGGAATTGCCGAACAGCACGCGTTCACGTTCGCGGCTGGAATGGCGTACGAGGGCGCGCATCCGGTGGTCTGCGTCTACGCGACCTTTATGAACCGAGCGTTCGACCAACTACTGATGGATGTTGCGCTACACCATGCCCCCGTAACCATCGTCCTCGACCGTGCCGGGCTGACGGGCGAGGATGGACCTTCGCACAATGGAATGTGGGACCTGGCCCTCGCGGCGATGGTGCCCGGACTACGTGTATGCGCTCCTAGGGACGAGGCGACCCTGCGACGCGGGATTGACGAAGCAACCTCTTGGGATCAGGGACCCACGCTATTGAGATATCCGAAGGGCGCTCCGCCAGAGGACCTGGAGGTGGTTCGCCAGCAGGATGGAATCGATGTTCTCTTTGAGTCGGTTTCTGAGTCACCGTCGGTATCAGTCCTAATAGTCGCGGTTGGCGCTACCGCCGTCGAAGCAGTTCGCAGCGGCGAGGAACTGGCTGGACAGGGATTTGCGGTTACCGTCGTTGACCCGGTGTGGGTGTTGCCAGTGAACTCGGCACTAATCGACATGGCGGCTTCTTTCGACGTTGTTGTGAGCGTCGAGGACGGCCTCGAATCCGGTGGAGTCGGCTCCGAGATTGAACGCCTGATAGGCGAAGAGCGTGACCAGGTCGTGCATGTGCTTGGGGTGCCTCGTGCCTTCCTTCCTCAATCGACGCGAACTGATCTGCTTCACGAATTCGGGCTCGATTCTGAGGGCATCGTCGATGCTTCAAAGCGGGCCGCCGCGACGGTGACCACCGACAGGACAACCGAAGGACATTAG
- a CDS encoding TrkA family potassium uptake protein — protein sequence MHFVIMGCGRVGAMVAEELDSAGHSVAIIDLDSGAFRRLSSSFSGQRVTGNGFDLGTLKKARIADAYAFAAVSNGDNSNIIAARTVAEEFKVGHVVARVSDPERAELYERLGVPTIASAKRVSTAVLRRLLPSNASVVWGDATGSVSIIAVRPSEYWYGRSFPEIEEATAGRVVFVARMSEVMLASPYMVVQENDELFIGTQGTDPTEIRSILMDRPEGQ from the coding sequence GTGCATTTCGTCATCATGGGTTGTGGCCGCGTCGGGGCCATGGTCGCTGAGGAACTCGACTCAGCTGGACACTCTGTCGCCATCATCGATCTAGATTCTGGCGCATTTCGGCGCCTTTCCTCGTCGTTTTCTGGCCAGCGCGTCACCGGCAACGGATTCGATCTGGGTACGCTCAAGAAAGCCCGTATTGCCGATGCCTATGCGTTCGCCGCCGTCTCTAACGGAGACAACTCGAACATCATCGCTGCGAGAACCGTGGCGGAAGAGTTCAAGGTGGGACACGTCGTCGCGAGAGTCTCCGATCCCGAACGGGCTGAACTCTACGAGAGATTGGGTGTTCCAACTATCGCATCAGCCAAGCGCGTTTCCACGGCAGTCCTAAGGCGCCTACTTCCCTCAAACGCCTCAGTAGTTTGGGGAGATGCCACCGGAAGCGTCTCAATCATTGCTGTGCGCCCCAGCGAATACTGGTACGGTCGTTCGTTCCCTGAGATAGAAGAAGCAACCGCCGGTCGGGTTGTCTTTGTCGCGAGGATGTCCGAGGTCATGCTGGCTAGTCCCTACATGGTTGTGCAAGAGAACGACGAGTTGTTCATCGGGACCCAGGGAACCGATCCGACGGAGATCCGTAGCATCCTAATGGACCGACCGGAGGGTCAGTGA